Proteins encoded in a region of the Polyodon spathula isolate WHYD16114869_AA chromosome 9, ASM1765450v1, whole genome shotgun sequence genome:
- the LOC121320940 gene encoding T-box transcription factor TBX19-like isoform X1, producing MFPVLRVSVSGLDPNAMYSFLLDFAPADSHRWKYVNGEWIPAGKPEPQTHNCVYIHPDSPNFGAHWMKSPISFSKVKLTNKLNVGGQIMLNSLHKYEPQIHIIRVGVNHKMVTNLSFPETQFIAVTAYQNEEITALKIKYNPFAKAFLDAKERTLPKDTLESPSENQHMGMPHCGWLITNSEALCAPGSPNYQYSGGLPLPPNPSHHSYERYASMRHHRSAPYPTPFIHRNHSSAVTMTENTSTSLPVFSGHENWSALSPAPPHASMLPIAPVSATASSSASQYPCLWTVSNCTVNASSPAGGATSYTQNQVMRGSAAMETPGEHAHWTTLSSHSF from the exons ATGTTCCCTGTGCTCAGGGTCAGTGTGTCGGGTCTGGATCCCAACGCCATGTACTCTTTTCTGCTGGACTTTGCACCAGCTGACAGCCATCGCTGGAAATACGTGAATGGGGAATGGATCCCTGCTGGCAAGCCTGAGCCACAGACCCACAACTGCGTGTACATCCACCCTGACTCCCCCAACTTTGGGGCTCATTGGATGAAATCACCCATCTCCTTCAGCAAAGTCAAGCTGACCAACAAGCTCAATGTGGGAGGACAG ATTATGTTGAATTCTCTACACAAGTACGAACCCCAGATCCACATTATTAGAGTCGGAGTGAATCACAAGATGGTCACGAATCTCTCATTCCCTGAAACGCAGTTTATTGCTGTGACAGCATACCAGAATGAAGAG atTACAGCCCTGAAGATCAAGTACAACCCTTTTGCCAAAGCCTTCCTGGATGCAAAGGAAAG AACCCTTCCTAAGGACACCCTGGAAAGCCCCTCTGAAAACCAGCACATGGGAATGCCCCACT GTGGCTGGTTGATCACAAACTCAGAAGCCCTGTGTGCTCCTGGAAGCCCTAACTATCAGTACAGTGGGGGTCTGCCCCTGCCTCCTAACCCCTCTCACCACAGCTACGAGCGCTACGCCTCCATGCGCCATCACCGGTCAGCCCCCTACCCCACGCCCTTCATCCACCGCAATCACTCCTCAG CAGTGACGATGACAGAGAACACATCGACCAGTTTACCAGTTTTTTCTGGTCATGAGAACTGGTCGGCCCTGTCGCCAGCACCACCCCATGCCAGTATGCTACCCATCGCCCCTGTGTCTGCAACAGCCAGCTCCAGTGCCAG TCAGTACCCTTGTCTATGGACTGTCAGCAACTGCACTGTGAATGCCTCCAGTCCTGCAGGGGGAGCTACGAGTTACACTCAGAACCAGGTGATGCGAGGATCCGCTGCCATGGAAACGCCAGGAGAGCATGCACACTGGACAACACTCTCATCTCACTCCTTCTAA
- the LOC121320940 gene encoding T-box transcription factor TBX19-like isoform X2, which produces MFPVLRVSVSGLDPNAMYSFLLDFAPADSHRWKYVNGEWIPAGKPEPQTHNCVYIHPDSPNFGAHWMKSPISFSKVKLTNKLNVGGQIMLNSLHKYEPQIHIIRVGVNHKMVTNLSFPETQFIAVTAYQNEEITALKIKYNPFAKAFLDAKERTLPKDTLESPSENQHMGMPHCGWLITNSEALCAPGSPNYQYSGGLPLPPNPSHHSYERYASMRHHRSAPYPTPFIHRNHSSVTMTENTSTSLPVFSGHENWSALSPAPPHASMLPIAPVSATASSSASQYPCLWTVSNCTVNASSPAGGATSYTQNQVMRGSAAMETPGEHAHWTTLSSHSF; this is translated from the exons ATGTTCCCTGTGCTCAGGGTCAGTGTGTCGGGTCTGGATCCCAACGCCATGTACTCTTTTCTGCTGGACTTTGCACCAGCTGACAGCCATCGCTGGAAATACGTGAATGGGGAATGGATCCCTGCTGGCAAGCCTGAGCCACAGACCCACAACTGCGTGTACATCCACCCTGACTCCCCCAACTTTGGGGCTCATTGGATGAAATCACCCATCTCCTTCAGCAAAGTCAAGCTGACCAACAAGCTCAATGTGGGAGGACAG ATTATGTTGAATTCTCTACACAAGTACGAACCCCAGATCCACATTATTAGAGTCGGAGTGAATCACAAGATGGTCACGAATCTCTCATTCCCTGAAACGCAGTTTATTGCTGTGACAGCATACCAGAATGAAGAG atTACAGCCCTGAAGATCAAGTACAACCCTTTTGCCAAAGCCTTCCTGGATGCAAAGGAAAG AACCCTTCCTAAGGACACCCTGGAAAGCCCCTCTGAAAACCAGCACATGGGAATGCCCCACT GTGGCTGGTTGATCACAAACTCAGAAGCCCTGTGTGCTCCTGGAAGCCCTAACTATCAGTACAGTGGGGGTCTGCCCCTGCCTCCTAACCCCTCTCACCACAGCTACGAGCGCTACGCCTCCATGCGCCATCACCGGTCAGCCCCCTACCCCACGCCCTTCATCCACCGCAATCACTCCTCAG TGACGATGACAGAGAACACATCGACCAGTTTACCAGTTTTTTCTGGTCATGAGAACTGGTCGGCCCTGTCGCCAGCACCACCCCATGCCAGTATGCTACCCATCGCCCCTGTGTCTGCAACAGCCAGCTCCAGTGCCAG TCAGTACCCTTGTCTATGGACTGTCAGCAACTGCACTGTGAATGCCTCCAGTCCTGCAGGGGGAGCTACGAGTTACACTCAGAACCAGGTGATGCGAGGATCCGCTGCCATGGAAACGCCAGGAGAGCATGCACACTGGACAACACTCTCATCTCACTCCTTCTAA